TTTTGTGTTCTTCGTTGGAAGCTTTGACCCATATCTTGGGGCCGTTCAGCTCCTGCACGTTGAGGGTGATGCTCAGCGACTGTTCCACGCTTTCCCCAACGCTGATCACAACCCAATCCAGATCCTGCACGTGCAGCGACCGCAGTACGGCAATATTGGTGGCATCGGCCTTGTATACGGTATCCAGCGCTTCTTCCGCCCTTTGCACCCTGGCCTCGGACATATCAATGCCAAGCACGGTATGCCCCAGCGATACCAGAGTGGAGGCCATGCGCAGGCCAAATTTGCCAAGGCCGATAACGCCGATTTCCAGTTTCTTTTCCGCCATAAATACCTCTCTGACCGTCAGACCACGACCGGGCAAGCCCGCCTACCCAATGGGAAGTTGGGCCTCTGCCACGCTGTAGGCCTTTTTTGACCGCAAGCTCTGCACCGCCATGAGCAGGCTCAAAATGCCCACCCGGCCCGCAAACATGCTGAAAATTATGATTCCCTTGCCCGCAGAACTCAAATCCTGCGTCAGATTGACCGAAAGCCCCACGGTGCCGAGAGCCGAAACTTCTTCAAACAGCAGGCGTAAAAAGGGCGCGGCCTGCGAGCCTGCTCCGGCAATAACGTCGCCTTCCGTGATGGCAAGCAGAAAGACAGAAATCCCCACCAACATGGAGTAGGCAAAAAACAGGGTCAGCGCCCGACTGACGTTCTCTGCCGACACGCCGCGCCCTTCAAGTACAATCTGGCTGTCACCCCGGAACTGTGCGGCAATGTAGCCCGCAAGTACGCGAAAGGTCACAACCTTGATGCCGCCAGCGCACGAACCGGGGCCGCCGCCGATAAACATCAGGGCTATCAACACAAGCAGGGTGGCATCACCCAGTACGGCGAGGTCAATGGAACTGAAGCCTGCAGTACGCGCCACCACCGAATGAAAAAACATCGTGATGGCAAGATCGGCGCATCCATCCACAGTTCTCGGTACGCTCCCCCGCCAGAACTCGATGGCGAACATGACCACCCAGCCGAGAACAATAATCAAGAGGCTTGTTTTGACCACCAGACGGCTGAAACGACTGAGGCGTTGCACAGGCGCGCCCATGCGCCCCCCCGTGCAGATTCCCAGAAATTCCCGCAGCACGCCAAAGCCTATGCCGCCCAGCACCACACTGGCCGCAATAACGGCATTGACGACCACGTCGTCCCGAAAAAGAGCCAGATTGGTTGTGCTCAAGGCAAAGCCAGCATTGCAGAAGGCTGAAACAGCGTGGAATACGGCGCTGAATGGGTAGAAAAATACAGGGTCGTGCAGCCAGAGCAGAAATGCGGCCACAGCCTCAATGCCTAAAACCAGCCCAAGCACCTGCCGCAAAAAAGAGGCAAGGCTAAAATCACCCCACAACAAGGCCTGACTCACGGCCTCGCGGCTGTTGAAGGGCACGTTATTGCGCCACAGCAGAAAAATGATGCTTGTGTAGGTCATTACCCCCAGCCCGCCTGTCTGGATGAGGCACAGCAGCACCCCCTTGCCGAAAGGGCTGAGCACCTCGCTTATGTCCAGCGGCGAAAGACCGGTAACGCAGACAGCCGAGGTTGCGAGAAAGCAGGCGTCTATGGGGCTGATGCTCTGGCCCGTAGCCCAACTCGCAGGCAGGCCGAGCAGCACAGACCCTGCAATGATAACCGCGAGGAATGACAACACCGGCCAGGTGAAGGGACTCAAAAAACGTTTTCTTGCCATAGCCCGTCTATGCCAGCCGGAACAGGTAAATGCAAGGCACGGCAAGGCGGGCTTTACAGCAGATGGCATACGGAGTATTCATTTAACCAGTGCTAGGGGAGCCGCGGATCGCAAGGTTTGGCGGCTGAGAGTGGGATAAACCCAGACCCTATGAACCTGACGCAGTTCGCACTGCCGTAGGGAAGCCGCGGCCACGACGCTGTTCCGCTGCTTGTGGCTTTTTTTGCGCCCTGCGTCGCAACCCGCGAGGCACAACCATGTCTGCATCTTTTCGTTCGCAGAATTCCGCTCTGAGCGGCCTGCTGGACAAACACCTCACCAATTTGGCCGAGGAAGAACAACTCGCCCCGGAATCCATTGTTGAAGCCATTGAGGCGGGCACAATGGTGCTGCTGGGCAACCCCGCGCATCCCAACCTCAAGCC
Above is a window of Desulfovibrio sp. DNA encoding:
- a CDS encoding potassium transporter TrkG, with product MARKRFLSPFTWPVLSFLAVIIAGSVLLGLPASWATGQSISPIDACFLATSAVCVTGLSPLDISEVLSPFGKGVLLCLIQTGGLGVMTYTSIIFLLWRNNVPFNSREAVSQALLWGDFSLASFLRQVLGLVLGIEAVAAFLLWLHDPVFFYPFSAVFHAVSAFCNAGFALSTTNLALFRDDVVVNAVIAASVVLGGIGFGVLREFLGICTGGRMGAPVQRLSRFSRLVVKTSLLIIVLGWVVMFAIEFWRGSVPRTVDGCADLAITMFFHSVVARTAGFSSIDLAVLGDATLLVLIALMFIGGGPGSCAGGIKVVTFRVLAGYIAAQFRGDSQIVLEGRGVSAENVSRALTLFFAYSMLVGISVFLLAITEGDVIAGAGSQAAPFLRLLFEEVSALGTVGLSVNLTQDLSSAGKGIIIFSMFAGRVGILSLLMAVQSLRSKKAYSVAEAQLPIG